Proteins encoded within one genomic window of Gallus gallus isolate bGalGal1 chromosome 1, bGalGal1.mat.broiler.GRCg7b, whole genome shotgun sequence:
- the ALOX5AP gene encoding arachidonate 5-lipoxygenase-activating protein: protein MDQETLGSVVLLAIVTLISVIQNAFFASKLEHESKHCNGKGIQRPGSSAFERVYTANQNCGHTYPTFLAVLWCAGLLCSQAPAAFAGLMYLFVRQKYFVGYLGERTQSTPGYLFGKRIILFLFLMSVAGILNYYLIYFFGSDFEIHIKTITSAISPLLLIP, encoded by the exons ATGGACCAGGAGACCCTGGGGAGCGTCGTCCTGCTCGCCATTGTCACCTTGATCAGCGTCATCCAGAACG ctttttttGCTAGCAAATTGGAGCATGAGAGTAAACACTGCAATGGCAAAGGAATCCAGCGGCCAGGCTCCTCTGCCTTTGAACGTGTCTACACTGCCAA CCAAAATTGTGGGCACACATACCCTACGTTTCTCGCCGTGCTTTGGTGCGCTGGGCTTCTCTGCAGCCAAG CACCTGCCGCCTTTGCTGGCCTGATGTACTTGTTTGTGAGGCAGAAGTACTTTGTGGGCTACCTGGGGGAGAGGACCCAGAG CACTCCTGGGTACTTGTTTGGGAAGCGTATCATTTTGTTCCTGTTCCTCATGTCTGTGGCCGGGATACTCAACTACTATCTCATCTACTTCTTTGGAAGTGACTTCGAAATTCACATAAAAACGATAACCAGTGCCATCTCACCGCTGCTCCTCATTCCCTAG